The proteins below are encoded in one region of Phaseolus vulgaris cultivar G19833 chromosome 1, P. vulgaris v2.0, whole genome shotgun sequence:
- the LOC137815725 gene encoding uncharacterized protein, with amino-acid sequence MVKWAVELLEFDIKYEPRGPIKGQIFADFVVELSSETVQSARDGFRWVLSVDGSSNQLGSGAGIILEGPNGVLIEQSLKFAFKASNNQAEYEALIAGVLLAKEMGARVLLAKSDSLLITGQVTGEFQAEDPQMAAYLEYVQELRKSFVSFEVVHVPREQNARADLLAKLASSGKGAGRGPSYKKP; translated from the coding sequence atggtaaaatgggcggtagagttgttggagttcgacatcaagtatgagccccggggaccgatcaagggACAAATCTTCGCTGACTTTGTGGTCGAATTATCTTCTGAAACAGTGCAAAGCGCCAGAGatggttttcgttgggtgctctcagtggatggatccTCTAACCAGTTAGGCAGTGGGGCCGGGATAAttctggaaggacccaacggcgtgttgatagaacagtccctaaagttcgcctttaaagccagcaacaaccaggcggaaTACGAAGCTTTGATCGCTGGTGttttgttggcaaaggagatgggagcaagaGTGCTgttggccaagagcgattcatTGCTAATCACAGGCCAAGTGaccggcgagttccaggctgaagatccgcagatggcagcttatctggagtatgtgcaggagttgaggaAGTCTTTTGTTTCGttcgaagtagtgcatgtgccaagagagcagaacgcccgagccgacttgctagcaaagctcgccagttcgggcaagggggcaggcagaggaccgtcatacaagaaaccctga
- the LOC137815726 gene encoding uncharacterized protein, with amino-acid sequence MTTEYVEKRLYQMMGEALRDSLSQYESEAGVAKDQVQQLKRDLTMRGLEFSRLENALKEELRSERKNSAELGQKLDAKLLEVTELEGRLVHQQEKIAGLEETLKAKGAYADELEAKSIEREDLLGNIKADMDQKAKELSEKDKELNESAAKLAQALEENEKLKKQSEELNLNAANVLTSGFGAALEQFACAYPDLDLSSS; translated from the coding sequence ATGACTACCGAGTACGTAGAGAAACGCCTTTACCAGATGATGGGCGAGGCTTTAAGGGACTCCTTGAGCCAGTATGAATCCGAAGCCGGTGTTGCGAAAGACCAAGTTCAACAACTTAAGCGTGACCTTACGATGCGGGGATTGGAGTTTTCGCGGTTAGAGAATGCTCTGAAGGAGGAGTTGCGGAGCGAACGCAAAAATAGTGCTGAACTAGGCCAAAAGCTCGACGCCAAACTCTTAGAGGTCACTGAACTCGAGGGTAGACTCGTGCATCAACAGGAGAAGATAGCGGGCCTTGAGGAGACTCTCAAGGCTAAAGGGGCCTACGCGGACGAGCTCGAGGCCAAGTCGATTGAGAGGGAGGATCTGCTGGGTAACATCAAAGCTGACATGGACCAAAAAGCCAAGGAACTGAGCGAGAAAGATAAGGAGCTGAACGAATCTGCAGCAAAACTTGCCCAGGCGCTTGAGGAGAACGAAAAGCTAAAGAAACAAAGTGAAGAACTCAACCTCAATGCCGCAAACGTTCTGACTTCCGGGTTTGGCGCAGCCTTGGAGCAGTTCGCTTGTGCTTACCCCGACTTGGACCTCTCCAGTTCTTGA